Below is a window of Streptomyces sp. NBC_01429 DNA.
CACGTAGACCCAGGCGCCCTCGTGCCGCTCGAACCGGCTGCGTTCCAGCAGTTCGCCGTCCCGGCCGTCCTCCCGGAAGCGCGCGCGGAAGGTGACGGTCCCGGTGGTGTGGAACGCGCTGCCCTCCGTGGTCTCCACGATCTCCAGACCGGTCCAGCGCGTCCCCGGGTCGAGTTCCAGCCGCGCGGGCCGGGTGGCGGGGGCCCAGGTGCGCAGCAGATACGGCGCGTCGAGCACGGCGAAGGCGCTGTAGCGGGAG
It encodes the following:
- a CDS encoding YchJ family protein, translating into MARRTSRTVRTTRRAVGAVTADSPCPCGQSAPHGRSAPYGECCGRFHTGSAAAPTPETLMRSRYSAFAVLDAPYLLRTWAPATRPARLELDPGTRWTGLEIVETTEGSAFHTTGTVTFRARFREDGRDGELLERSRFERHEGAWVYVDGTFPE